A genomic stretch from Erigeron canadensis isolate Cc75 chromosome 9, C_canadensis_v1, whole genome shotgun sequence includes:
- the LOC122582133 gene encoding uncharacterized protein LOC122582133 encodes MNPTTCILLLFSFLVIANARVHPVVHVDQNVVRPGVASPDVVAKACEPSRDKALCVSILKTQTISDVNDLKQATFVAIQTASAEALATSEMIKVTRQKEENKQIEEDEIEEETLADCATSYLSIVEMLDNATNALLTGPGKDVTVDVKAALTTSETCEKSIAGGRKSPQVEEVAKKNENVKKFCANALGVYDVYAKAPKGTN; translated from the coding sequence atgaatCCCACAACATGTATTCTGTTACTCTTTTCCTTTTTGGTTATAGCCAATGCACGGGTGCACCCTGTGGTGCACGTGGACCAAAACGTCGTACGTCCAGGGGTTGCAAGTCCGGACGTGGTAGCAAAAGCTTGTGAACCATCTCGAGACAAAGCTTTGTGTGTTTCAATCTTaaaaacccaaaccattagcgaCGTTAATGACTTGAAACAAGCAACATTTGTGGCAATCCAAACTGCGTCAGCTGAGGCACTTGCAACTTCAGAGATGATAAAAGTTACGCGACAAAAAGAAGAGAATAAACAAATTGAGGAGGATGAAATAGAAGAGGAGACATTGGCGGATTGTGCCACGAGCTACCTTAGTATAGTGGAAATGCTAGACAATGCCACAAATGCCTTGTTGACCGGGCCCGGAAAGGATGTCACAGTTGACGTAAAAGCGGCCTTGACAACATCGGAGACGTGTGAGAAGAGTATTGCCGGAGGGAGGAAGAGTCCTCAAGTAGAGGAAGTGgctaaaaagaatgaaaatgtgAAGAAGTTTTGTGCAAATGCTTTGGGCGTTTATGACGTCTATGCCAAGGCACCAAAAGGAACtaattag